The nucleotide sequence TGTCCAGCACGAGCTTTGCCCAGGAGGTGACGCTCCGCATTCACCAGATGCTGCCGGCACAGGCGACCATCCCGGCACAGGCGATCGAGCCCTGGGCCAATATGGTGTCAGAAGCTTCCGGCGGGCGCATTGCCTTTGAACTCTATCCGGCCATGCAGCTCGGTGGCGTTCCTGCCGATCTCTACGACCAGGCCAAGGACGGCGTGGTGGATATCGTCTGGACCATTCTGGGCTATACGCCGGGCCGCTTCCCCAAGGCGGAAGTGTTCGAGCTGCCCTTCATGCTGACCACCGGCGAGGCATCCTCGGCGGCCTTCTATAAGTATGTGATGGCCAATGCCGCCGACGAAATGGCCGGGTCCAAAGTGCTGGCACTGCACACCCACGGCCCCGGGCTCTTCCATTCGCAGGAGCCGATCAACTCGCTCGAAGACCTCGAGGGGATGAAGGTCCGCGGCGGATCTCGCATTATTTCCAACATGTTGCGCCTGCTCGGTGCCGAGCCAGTCGGCATGCCGGTGACCCAGACCCCGGAAGCGCTGTCGAAGGGCGTGATCGAAGCGACGACCGTTCCGTGGGAAGTTACCCCCTCGCTGCGTATTGCCGAGCTGGTGAAGAACCATACCGGTTTCACCAGCGACCATGGCCTCTACAGCCAGACGTTCGGCATGTTCATGAACCATGACAGCTACAACAATCTGCCCGATGATCTGAAGGCGATCATCGACGAACATTCGGGGCTGGAGCTGTCGCGCCAGTTCGGTCGCGTCATGGATAATGGTGATGCGACAGGCCTCTCGCTCGCTGTGAAGGCCGGCAACAACATCGTCCAGCTCGATGCCGAAGAGACCGCCCGCTGGGTGGCGGCTGCCGAGCCGACCTATGATGAATGGTACAAGGAAATGGAAGCCATCGGCGTCGATGGCCCGGCTCTGGTGGAAGCTGCCCGCGCTGCAATCGCGGCAGAGTAACACCTGCAGACCGACATTTCCGAAGCCCCGCCCGATCTCGGGCGGGGCTTTTTTGTGGGTTTCGGGAACGTGACCGCCGGAGAGGCCGTGGTGCTAAGGGCCTGCAATCTCAAGTCTTTTCGATATTTACGCTGCTTGCTCAACATGTGGTGTTGACTTGGGTGTGTTTCGCGGTAACGTTCCCATGCTTGGCGGAGGGGCCGGGCGAGGGAGAGAATTGGGTATGAGCCGTAACCGCCGGCCGACCATTATCGATGTTGCCGAGCGCGCCGGGGTGTCCAAGAGCACCGCAGCGCGGGCACTGGCTGGTTCTTCCAACATCACTGAAGAGACCCGGAAAAAGGTCATCCAGGCGGCCGAGGCGGTGGGCTATGAGCGCAACCATCTGGCGGTGGGCATGCGCTCGGGACGCAGCGGCATGCTGGGGCTCGTCATTCCCGATATCGCCAACCCGTTCTGGGCTGATGTCGCGCGTGGCGCGCAGGATCGCGCGGCCAAGGCGGGCGCTTCGCTGCTGGTCTTTTCGTCGGACTGGGACCCGCAGGTCGAGGCGGCTCATCTGCGGACGCTGCGGCGGGCCCGGGTGGATGGCGCCATCGTCAATCCCGTCTCCGACAGTTTTGACGATCTTGACCGCTTCGGCATGCCCTGCGTGTTCATCGGTTCGAGCGCCGAACGGTTTCCAGATATTTCGAGCGTCGGCTCGGACATCGCCCAGGCCGTGCGGCTGGGCCTCGATTATCTTGTCGCCAAGGGGCACAAGGCTCCCGCGCTGATCCTGGGCTCGAAAGGTCGTCTGGCCCGTGCGCGTTTTTTGCGGGCTGTGCATGAGCACTGTGTCGAGCGCGACCTCGATCCAGCGATCCTGCCGATCGAGGACGGCGAATATACGGTTGAAGGCGGGCGCGAGGCGATGCGGCGCCTGCTGGCGCAACCGCGCGTTGGGCATCTGGCGGTGTTTGCCGCCAATGACATGATGGCGCTAGGCGCAATGATGGCGGTGCGCGACGCGGGC is from Devosia sp. SD17-2 and encodes:
- a CDS encoding TRAP transporter substrate-binding protein, whose protein sequence is MKSTSLILGAIAALALSSTSFAQEVTLRIHQMLPAQATIPAQAIEPWANMVSEASGGRIAFELYPAMQLGGVPADLYDQAKDGVVDIVWTILGYTPGRFPKAEVFELPFMLTTGEASSAAFYKYVMANAADEMAGSKVLALHTHGPGLFHSQEPINSLEDLEGMKVRGGSRIISNMLRLLGAEPVGMPVTQTPEALSKGVIEATTVPWEVTPSLRIAELVKNHTGFTSDHGLYSQTFGMFMNHDSYNNLPDDLKAIIDEHSGLELSRQFGRVMDNGDATGLSLAVKAGNNIVQLDAEETARWVAAAEPTYDEWYKEMEAIGVDGPALVEAARAAIAAE
- a CDS encoding LacI family DNA-binding transcriptional regulator; amino-acid sequence: MSRNRRPTIIDVAERAGVSKSTAARALAGSSNITEETRKKVIQAAEAVGYERNHLAVGMRSGRSGMLGLVIPDIANPFWADVARGAQDRAAKAGASLLVFSSDWDPQVEAAHLRTLRRARVDGAIVNPVSDSFDDLDRFGMPCVFIGSSAERFPDISSVGSDIAQAVRLGLDYLVAKGHKAPALILGSKGRLARARFLRAVHEHCVERDLDPAILPIEDGEYTVEGGREAMRRLLAQPRVGHLAVFAANDMMALGAMMAVRDAGLDCPSDVSILGFDGIPSGEFAWPGLTTVAKPGRDIGERAVECLFDEIEHKPDHRRIYMPCRLLERGSLADLSTQHASHIAGAGRV